The genome window CTTCAACGACTTACCTGCTTGCCTTTTGGCATGGCGTATCAGCTCATTTCGCCATTGTCATTTCACGGAGCTTACGATGATTCACTTTCGTTAACCCTTACCTCCCTTTCCCTTGCCGGATATATCAAACGAGCTGTCCGTATTCCAGCTTTTGTGCCTTGCATTCCCTTAGTTTCATTACTTACTATCTCGGTAGGCGGGGTACTTGACCCTTTTACATGGGAATATGGGGAAGGAGTCCCATAGAGGAGACGGCTCCTCAGTCTTTAGTGCTGATGCACCTACACACGACTTTCACGTCGCACTCGCACAAATTGAGCCGTCCGAATCATGTCGTCGATGATTCGATATTGCTCTGCTTTGCCCTTTAATTTAAACTCTAATACTATCATTGCAATAGTTTACCACTTTTACATAAACTTTTATTTGCCAGCTTGCATCTTTAACGAATCTTCACAGTTTTATTAAAGCCGTCCTGTAAGGACGGGGCTTTAGACCCAGTTTCTTGGTAACGGCGAGGACATTGGCATTCCAGTGGCGGCGGTTTGCGGGGCTAAGCCCGATCGTCCGAAAATTGTTGTACATTTCCACAATATCGATCGGCTGCGCGGCCGCCTCGCCCTAAAACTATTTGGTTTGGCTGACAAAATAGAGGTGTTCATGGCCTGCGCCAGCCCTCAAACTGACTTCCTCCGCAGTTATTTAGCTTTACCTGAATCCCGGATTTTAGTGCATCTAGACCAGACAGACACCCAGTTTTTCACACCCGGTCCCGTTTCTGGCGATAAAAAGCGGCAAACGGTTGTTAGCGTCGGATTAGAAAAGCGCGACTACCGACTCTTAGCAGCAGCAACTGCTGACTTAGATGTTGACGTAAAAATTAGCGGTTTTTCTAAAGATGCCAAAGCTTTATCGCAAGCTTTCCCCGATACTATGCCAGAAAATATGTCCCGCAAATTCTACGAATGGCCGGATTTAGTGCAGCTTTACCGCGATGCAGACGTAATTGCAGTTTGTTTGGCGGACAATAAATATGCTGCTGGAGTGCAGGGTTTGCTAGAAGCAATGGCCTGCAAGCGGCCGGTCGTCATTACTCGGACTCAAGGTATGGTCGATTATTTAGCGGCCCCGGATATTGCCAAAGTGGTAGATGTGGGAGATGCAGCAGGTTTGCGCGAGGCGATCGTCCATTTGCAAAAAAATCCTCAAGAAGCTGAATCTCAAGCGCAGCGGGGCTGCGAAATGGTGGTGAACCAGCACAGCAGCGAACCTTATGTCGATGTTTTGGCCCAGAAGCTGCGATCGATCTAAACTCGTAATATCAGCAACGGGCTTTCCGGCCCGTTCCACAAAACAGAAACTTGGTTGTGGAACAGCCCGGAAAGCCTGTTCATTAAAAACTGGTAAAACAGCCCGGAAAGCCTGTTGATTAAAAATCACGACTCGCGTCCACTCGCCCACTTATCCCGCCATTTCACAGTCCCTTCCGAAACTAAAACCCAGCGGCGACAAACCAGATTTTCTCGCAGCGGCGACAGTCCTTCCCGTAGCAGCGCATACTTATAAGAAATCAACTTCCCCGCACTTTCATTAAAAGGAATTTCCCCAAACCAAGTATTAGTATTGATATACTCCAAGGGATAACCCTTACTAATATCCCAATTCCCCAATTCAGGACAATCTCCAATCACCACAATTCTTTCCCCAGGCTGAGTTCTAACGCTGTTAAGCTGCGCCCGCACAATAGTTTTCGCCTTAACTCGCTCTCCGACGCGACTAAAAATCATTACTTCCTGCGAACCCAACTCTAAATTATACAGCATTCCATCTTTAACTTCAAACTTGCGGCGCGATAAAACCTCCGTATGCTCTCCATCAGGGAGCTCAGTATCAACCTCTTTAATTGTCACAGAATTCCCACGATTCATCGCTACAAATACTACCGAATCGCGATAGCGGCGCACGTAACAATAAACATCAGCAGTTAGATATTTTTGCCACTGACTCCCCATCGAAATAGCTGGATTCAGCCGCCGCAATCCCGACAGCAAACGCACATCTCGGTAAATCGGCGAATCAGTATCCCACTTTTCCATCATCGGGCGGTTGTAGGGGTCATTTCCCCCATCTGTATCATCGTGCAGATACTGTTCGGTGCCGTAATAAATGCAGGGAATGCCGCGAGTCGTCATAATTAAACATATCGCCAAATTCAGCATTTCTGGAGCGGGATTCAACGACTGAAACCTCGGCATATCGTGGTTGTCAATAAAAGTAATCAACTCCGTCGCCCCGTAGTAGCGGTGATCCAAATTCAGGACATCTTGGACTAACTTAAATCCCGCCTCCGCACCCTTTCCCAATACTTCTCGAATTGCCACGCACAGACCAAAATCTAAAATAGTCATCCCCGACTCGTTGGCAAATTCCACAGAACGATCGTTTCTAGGGTCGCTGTAAATCCATTCGCCAAAAATGAAAACATCAGGTCTGTGTGTTAAAATGTCAGCATTAAATTCCTGCCAAAACCAAATAGGCATATGCTTGACTGTATCAACCCGCAAAGCATCAACACCTCTGTCCAGCCATTGTTTAATTGCTGATTTAATGTAATTGCGGTAGGCAATATTGTTTTCGTTGAAAGTTGCTAAACCCGACAGTTCGCAGTTTTGGACTTGCCATTCATCTTCCCAGTTTGTGACTTCGCCGTAGTGGTGATACCAGTCATCTTCATCGTCGTTAAAGTCAGCTATTTTTACGCCGTCATCGTAGAGTTCCCCTTTTTTTCCGCTAAAATCTGGGTTGCTGTGATTGCAGACAATATCGAGCACGAGTTTCATATTTCGCTGGTGCAACTCGTGTACTAATTTGTCAAATACGGTATCTTTAGTTTCTTGTGTTTGGTTGATAGAAGGATTGTCGCCTTTGGCAATAAAGCGGGGATTTAGTCGCTTGAAATCTTTAGTCCAGTAGCCGTGAATCGCCGCTTGTTCGACAAATAATGCTTCTACTTGCTCGAACAGTGGAGTCAGCCAAACTGCGCTAACTCCCATATCTTTTAAGTAATCGAGTTTGTCGATAACTCCCTGCAAGTCGCCGCCCCAATACTTGCCCCAATCTTTCCCTTCTGGATCGTAAAGTTCTGGATTGGGGCCTTCGTTATTTGCGGGGTCGCCGTCGTAAAAGCGATCGACTACAATGAAATAAATTGTTTCTTGTCGGAATTCAATGTCTCTGGTGTAGAGGAATTCTAAATCGATTTCGCTTTCTGGCTTAACTTCTTCTACCAGAGACTGAATTTTGTCTTCTGACTCTGTAACTTCGTATTGAGAGGAAGTTTGATTGGGAGTGACTGATGTCATGAGATGTATTTTTTGATTATAGTAAGATTTGTCAGTTATGCGGAGCTAGAGTCGGAGATAGCTTTCCCCTGTGACTGACTTTTACAGCATCATACGGAATTTACTCGTTTAATGAAATCTGCCTTTAGACGGAGGGCAGACTCATCCTTGAGTATTAAGTGGATGAGAGTTAATATTTAGCGTAATTCTCAATCCAAGAGGCAGAACCTCAAAAACCTGCGCTACCAGGCTGATTCTGGTAACGAGAAAAGCTGCACTAATTGTGCGATCGTACTTTTTCCCTTCTTTTCATTCCTCCCGCAAATTTTGGATATCTTCAACGCTCAAACCAGTAGTTTGACTAATTGTTTGATTGTCAAGGAAATTGAGAAGTTGCCTAGCAATTTCTAGAGCCTTTTCTCTCATTCCTAGGGCGAGTCCTTCTTCTCTACCTTCTTGTCGCCCTTCTGCGATGCCTTGTTCTCTGCCTTGTGCGATTCCTTTTTCAATTCCCTTGAGCAAGACACCCTGCCGATCCAGAATAAACATTTCGCGTTCTTCTAAATCTGCCAACTCCTCTGGATTCAAATTAGTTTCATTTGCAATCGCAAAAGCTTGCTGTATTTCCGAGACTGTTTCCATTGTTGACGGCACTATTTCCAAGGTGGGAGCATTTTTCATAAAATAAATCCACTTGTCAGTCAAAGTTTCTAACTCATCCAGTTGTTTATTGAATTTTGGCAATTCGATAAAGATCGGTTCAATCTCTGGATCGACATAATCAAATAAACGCTTTTTCTCCTTGAACACAAAGTGAGAAATTACTTCTCGGTCATTGTCAAACATTTCAAAATCAGTAATTGTCAAAGCAATTACAGGTTTTAACTTAAAGTAACCTTGACCGCGAATCAGTTGAGTAGAATAAGTTTTCGCAGCATTGTAAACCACTCGTTTCGCAAAAGATGCTACATTTAAAACTTGCATCTCGATAATTACAGTTGCGCCTCCTGCAAGTCTGGCTTTGACATCTAGGTAAGAGTCTTTGAGATACGGAACTCTCGATGCTAAATACGGGTCGATAATTTCTAGGTCGGCGATGGTGGGGTTGCCATCATAAATCATGGCATTGAGAAAGCTGATTAAAATTGGTTTGCTTTCGTTGGAGCCGAATATTTTTTTGAAGGCAAACTCGATTTTGGGGTTAATTAATCTCAATGTCAATCTATTTTAAAGTGAGTTACCTATTATTTTAATCCAGTAAAAAATGGGTTATACCTGTTAGAATTAAGAGCGATATCCAAGCTTGAGCCGGGGACTCCATCAGCCATTAGCGCTTGCTCTATGTTCTATTCTGTCAAATCGACTTGTCGAATCTCTTCTAGCGTCATATCCAAGCATTTCGCGATTTGCTCGTCGCTCAATCCTATTGCTTGCAAGCGTTGGATCGCCTCAATTTTTGCCTGCTGCTTTCCCCGCCAAAAATCAGGCGACTCTTCCCGTGACGCGCCGATATTAAGTCTGGACTTCCCCCATACAAATGTACTAACAGTCCTAAAACTCTTACTCTACAAAGGATGCAACTTTTGAGCTGAAAATTTGTACCCATTTATCAGCAATAGCTGACGCAGGATCTCGCGCTCAATTGTTGTAGATTCAATATAATTGCCGATCGCAAACAGATAAGCTGTCGCGCATTTAAATTGTATATTCAGGGCGGGCTCATAGGCCCACCCCACAAGACGGGGAATTGTTTTTTAACAGACAATTTAAATGTATAACTGCTTATCAATCATCTACATGGGTACACAATTTTTTACTCAAAAATTACAACCTTTGTGATGAAAGGCTTGTGAGCTTGTGTAAGTATATTGGCAGGGGTAAGTTCAGATTTAAGTAAGCCCAGCTAAAAAAACAGAATATCCAGAACTACGACTTCTTTAAGTGCTGCGGCGATATAAAAGAAGAGCATTTTACGTTTAATTATAGCGACTTACTTATCCGAAAAAAGAACGATCGCCCGACATCCACCCCAACCCTAGCTCACTACAGCCACCGCAGACTCTGGAACCTGAGAATGCTCCACACGGAACACATTCGCGTTCAAATTAGCAACAATTTGTTTCCCCTGCTGCGTCAGTTCCAAATAGCCGATCGCATCCTTCACATACCGATAAACCACATTCCAATAAAACTTCGGATAACCATCCCGCAACGCCCCTGGATTTTGATAGCCCAAAACCAGATTTTGCCCAGTCTCCTCAAACTCGTAAAACAGCGCCGCAATCTTTTGCAAATATCGCGGATCGCTCAACTGACCAATTAAATCGGCAGCCCGAACTAAACCCGGATAATTTACAGTATCTTGATAATCTTCATCGGCAGGAACTGGGAAACGAGTCAGCTCAATATTGCGCTTAACCAGCTCGGCATCAATCAGTTTGTGACCGCCAAAACGCTCGTCAATAAACATTTTTCCGCGATCGACATGATAAGGCATCAAACTAGCATCCGTCGCCCCCGGAGGCAGCGTTAATTTCAGGTCGCCTATTCCCGTCGCATACAGTCCCAAATCTGTTCTATCTTGGCGGCAAACACCTTTAACATACCCGATATCGTGACACAGCAAAGCAATGTGGAAGTGCAGCCAATCTTCGCAGGAAACACCCCCTTCGCGGATGTGCTTCCCACCCAGAATTGCTTGTCCCACCAAGGTTACTAAAATAGTGTGTTCGACATTGTGGTAAAGAGCATCGCTATTAGCAATATTTTCTAAAGCCATACTCGCCACCCAAGCAATAATCTCACCATAGTCAGATTTAAACCCGCCGTAAGTGTGGCAGTAGCCTTCAATCAGGCGATTGACAAAAGCCTTAATCAGCAGTTCAGTTGCGTTAAACATATTCACTTCCCCGATCCCACGTAGATTATTAAATTATTTTTATAGTTATTGTTTTTGCTGCTACCGTTTGATGTTATTTTTGGCTTAAGCGCCGCGATGGATATCCACTCCTATCGAGAGGCATCCATTGATATTATCAACAATTATGGCTTAAATTATGGCTCTGGCAACTACCAGAGCGACAGACCCCATAAATAATTGATATCAATGGGCGATCGAGGTATGACACCCCTCAATCAGCAGTACCGTGTTACATCTTCCGCGCATACGTCAGTCGATTTTAGATTTGAGATTTACTCCACAGATACATCTGGGGGCAGGAAGTAGGATCTAAAATTTTGGGTTGCTCACCACTCTTGTCGGAAACTTGTCTCTGTTATGGCTGACCCCCCCAACAACGAGAGCGAGTGAAAGCGTAACCCCATTCATTAATTCCTCATACAAAGGATTAAGCTTGCACATAGGCAGTATGTGGAAAAAATGGTGTCCCCATAACTGAATATCTCTCTCACAAGAACACTGTGCGAGTATAAGTTGGCACACCACTGAGTTACTGGTGTCTCTCCCACTGCAATGCTATCGAGCCACTGTCGCACTGGTTGCACGAGGCGATCGCGAAAAGTTAAGTCTTGGCACTGATTTTCCGGGAAAATACTTGTAGTCAAGTTCACGATCGATCTCAGTAATCATTACTAACAAAAACTTATGAATCACCCGACTCAATCATCAACGAAACCCACCGTTGCGCCGGTGACGTGAAGAAGTTTTATGGGTGGCACTCGTCGCACCCAAATGTGATGCGAAGAGCTAGCATTTGTGATTTAAAACTCGCTAAAGTGTGAGACCGATCACGCCCCCGGTTCCCTACAGAATGTATATTTAGATAGATGGCAAGAAAAGAAGACAGAATAACTTGCAACCCTCCGTCGCAGCTTCCCTTCCCATCATCTGCGATGTATTACTCTGTATACTTACTAATATAAGGTTTCAGGCAATGATTAAACAAAAACATAAATATGCCGACCTTGCTCAACTCCCCCACACAGATACCGTGCTGCAAAAACTCCCTGTAGAAGTTAAAGATTGGGCCCAAAGCTTGCCTTGGAACCAACGGCGCTATGTCTTGTCCCTCTGCTACATATTGTGTGCATCTACTCCCGACTTGCAAGCAGAATTTTTAGATAATTATACAGCCGACGGTTTAGTCTCAAAAATGTTTGAAGATGTAGATACTCTACACCGAGTCAAAGAGTATCTAATCAGATTTAGAGTCAAAAAACAATTAAACGAATCAGATTTAAGAAGCTACATCAAACAATTTTATATCCACTCAGCTCAACAATCGCGCCGGGAAACTGACCAATATTTAGAATCTGCACTCCGCTTCGTTTTGAGTACAGAAGAACGCAATAATGTTTTTAACTACATTTTGGGCTTTGAATTTATTAAGATTGTGTTTCAAATGAGCTGGTTGCAACACGAAAGATTAGCGAGACTCCAAAAAAATCAGTCGCAGTTTATTGAAACCTATATCAAGCCGATTCAACACGCACACAGAATTAATGGCATAATTCTACCGAAAGATGAGAGAATCTTTTTTGCCAGACGCACCTATTACGTTCAACTGCCTAACATTTCTTACAGAAAGCTCATTGAGTTAGTCATGGCAACTTTTACTACAGAAATGGTGAGTAATTGCGGATTTTCTATCAGCCGCCACTCTCAAGCTCTGCGTTTTGACTGCGATTACATTTACGATCCAGAACCAGAAGAAGAAAGATTTCCTACTGACTTGCAATTTATTCATTGACTTTACCCAGTTACTTTGCTTTTTTCTTTTTACTTCTCTTTACTTTTAATTCGCTTTGAGAACAGAAGAGTTTTTGAAGCATGGCACTTCTAGTCGGCAATTTAAAATCTGATGTTACAGCCGGATTTTATATAAAATAGGAGGGCTGCATCAATTAACTTTCCGCTTGCATTTCTTCAATTTCAAACCAGCTAACTATCACTCCTGCTAGCGGAATCGCCAGAAATATACCTAAAAGTCCTGCCGATCTTGCCCCGACTAACAGCGCAAAAAATACCACTACCGGATTCAGGTTAAGGGAATTTTGCATGAGTCTCGGCTGAATAAAATTGTCTTGAAGTTGCTGCAAAATAATGCAAGCTGTCAATACTTTTAAAGATAGCCACACACTTTGAGACAATACAATAAAACAAACTAAGCTAATGCCCAGAGTCGCTCCAATCCCCGGAACTAAATCAAACAATCCGATAATAAAGGCTAAAATCAAGGGAAATTTTACATCTAACAGCAGAAAAATTAAAAAACTTGCTGTTGTCAAAAATAACATTAACAGGATTTGTGCCTTAAAAAATCCTAAAAAGTTTTTCTCTATTGTTACACTTAAACGCCTGTGCAGGTGTCTGGGTATAAATTTGAGAACTAACAGCCACAGCCTCTCTCCATCAAGTAACATGAAAGAAGCCACTACCATAATTAATATTAAATTCAATAAATTGGTTAAAAATACTTGTAAAAAAGCAATACTCGATACAACTCCAGCCAAAGCTTGATTTCGCAGTTGTTCCTCAATAACTCGCAGGTTAACTTGCAGGTTTCTCGCCCGCAGGAAGGCTTCGATGCGCTCTGAAAGAGGCGCCAGAGCATTCACGAATTCCGTCATGCTGTCAATTAATTGCTGTCCTTGAGATAAAAGAGTGACGCCTACGGTGACGGTGAGACCGCCAAAAACTAAAATGGCGATCGCGACAACGAAGGCGACAGCTAAACTTCGCGGTAAAAATCGCTGGAGATTTCGCACCGGATAGTTGAGCAAAAAAGCCACGAGTGCAGCAATCGCGAACACCGCGACTGCTGTTTCAAAGTAAGCTAGAAGTTGCAGTCCAGCCCAACCTGAAGCAAATAAAAGCAAAAACCGAACTAAGGCTAAATTGCTTAGCATATTCCAAAAATTGGGAGGGGTTTTTTCAAGCTGTTTCACAGGTATTTCCCGGGGTTAATAATAGCTCAAAAATATTGCAGAGTCCTCTTTTAGAATCGCACCCAAGATATATCTGCGGCTATCCCTCTCAAGGCAGAAAACAGATGTCGAACTGAGGCAGGGGAGGGTTCTCTTCACCATAAGTTCGATCGTCACGAATGCCCAATAAAAGACGCCCGCGATCGAACAAACAGCCTTTCTGACTCTAAAACCGCCTCGGAAACTCTTTGCGAAGGGAGCATTTGTCCTGACAGGCCCTCAACTAACACACAAACGCTCAAACTTGCTGGCGCCGAAAAACCCGGTTTCAGTGCCAGTCGCGAAAAATTTCAACTCTGCCTCGTGGCAGATAGTATGAACAGGTCAATTTTTGGGATACTAGAAACTAGCACTCAACTTAGCTGAGGAACAAACGTGCTGCTATCGAAAGGCTTTGAAGTAGAAATGTATACCGGCACGCCACAAGGTGAGGTGGTCGGTCTCTCCGATCGCATAGTTGCCGATCTAGAGGGATTTGTGCGGGAGCCTGATAGCCGCAATGTGGAGTACACGACTGCCCCGCTGTCGAGCTACGATCGCCTGTTGTGCGCCTTAGTCAAGCCGCGAGTTCGGCTGCGCGAGTATTTAAAACAATTGGGCGACTATACCTTGCTGCCGGGAAGTACCTTGTCTCTCGGGGGGAGCGATCGATTTTACCGATCCGATCCCAACAACCCCTACCACACCTACATCGAGCAAACCTACGGCACCAAAGTCGTCACCGCCAGCATTCACATCAACATCGGCATCTCCCAACCAGAAATGCTGATGCGCGCCATCCGCCTCGCCCGCGTCGAAGCACCGCTGTACCTTGCCTTGAGCGCCTCTTCCCCCTTCCTCGACGGCGAAGTCACGGGCTATCATTCCACTAGGTGGGGTTTGTTTCCCAAAACTCCCGCCATCGTCCCCCTGTTTGAAAGTCACAGACATTACATCCAGTGGACTGAAGAACAGCTAGAACTCGGTACTATGCAAAACGTCCGCCATTTGTGGTCTGCAGTGCGGCCAAATGGCGATCGTCGCCCCTACTGTCTCAACCGCCTCGAACTGAGAATTTGCGACCTTGAAGTCAATCCTCTGGCTTTGTTAGCCATCACTGCCTTACTAGAAGCTCGCATTTGGCAGATGATGGAAGACCCCAACTTAGACCCCTTAGAACTCAGCACCTTACCTGCGGCCACCCGCAACCAAGACTTAGTTGCTCTCACAGACGCTAACGAAATTGCTGCATCGCGGCAAAGTTTGGATGCCGAACTCACCCACTGGCAAGACGGCAGAACTATTCTGGCACGAGATTGGATTGAGGAAATTTACCGCGAAGTGTGGCCTATAGCCAAAAAACGCGGCTTTAGTTGCTTTCTCTCGCCACTCAAAAAGATTCTCCGGGAAGGCAACACGGCCCAGCAGTGGTTGAAGCTGCACGAGGGCGGTTCGGACACCCGCAGTATTATTCTGCAAGGAATGCAGGGGATGGCTCACCAAGAATGGGAGCTCGAAGACAACTTGTGCGCCCAGTTAGTTGCGTGAAGTACCCGCCGCTATTATCAGGGGGGCTTTCACTAGCCCCCTGGCTATGCGTACTCAGCCAATAATAAAAATAGCCCGAACCTCCATGAAAAAAGTTGCAGAGCGACGCCCAAAAACAAATCAGAATATTTAATCAATGGAGCTCGACAAAGGTTATAAATAAAAGCTATAAGGTATATCTACCTGTGGGTAGTTTTATAAATTTCCCAATAGCTGTATTTTTCGCTTTTAATTAGCTTCATGCCGCAACTTGTCTTGATTCACCCGCAAATCCCCCCGAATACTGGCAATATCGCCCGCACTTGCGCTGCCACAGGTACGGAACTGCATTTAGTGGGCCCGCTGGGGTTTGAAATTAGCGATCGCTACCTGAAACGGGCCGGCTTAGATTACTGGCCCTACGTCAATCTCCACAGCCACGAAGACTTAGCGGCTTTTGGGGCCTATCGGCAGCAGCGCGGGGGACGATCGATCGGATTCAGCACTGGCGGGCGATGCAGTTACGCCGAATTCCAATTTCAGCCCAGCGACTGGCTGATGTTTGGCTCGGAAACTGTAGGCATTCCCCAATTCGTCTTGGATGCCTGCGACGCCACAGTTTTTATTCCGATGAGCCAGCCTGGAGTCAGGAGTTTGAACCTATCCGTCAGCGCCGCTGTAGGTTTGTTTGAGGCTAAACGACAGTTGGGGGAGCTGGGATAAATCATTATCAACACATAAATATATAGATATTTAATAGCTGCCGGAGGCTGCTAAATCTTCATTTAAATATAAGAAATTTGTATCAAAGGGGTGAAAATCTAAATAGCAGACATTAATATATTTTATTCATGCAAAAACAGATTGTTATCAGCAACACCAAATTACTCCCAAGATGATTCAGCCGCAAAAACAGAGTATTTTAGCGATTTAGGGCGCGATCGAGTACCAGCTTGGGTCTGAACACTATATCTAGTAAATATACGGTTGTAGGTTGTCCGGAAATTAGCCTAAAGTCTGATAATAGGTGAGAGTCTTATGCCTTACCGGAACGCAGAATTTACATATTCGTTCCAGCTATTGCGGTGTAAGGCTTGTGGGGTTAATTGCAGCAGGTTTGACCGAAAATTTTAAAATTTATGACGGTTTGAGCTTGTCTAAATTAAAAAAGCAAGGTAATCTGGCCTAAGCATGATAGCTGTCAACAATCAGAATATTTTGCTTGTTGATTTAAACTCAGCGTCATGCGATCCCCTTGAGTGTTTCCAAGGACAGTTAGCGCTTCTCAGTAGGAGGTCGTTTTTTTGAAACGAACATATCCCCAAATTAAGCCTGTTCAGGCTAGTGAAATCGACAGAGACGGTTCTGCGGAACCATCCAAACAGACAACGCTCAGCACAGGCAGAGTTCGCTCTCTCGCCACGATCGGGCTGGCAATATCGGTAGGTGCTTCTGGCATCCTGCTACCGAGAAATGGAGACAGCGCTCGCGCGTCTGAACTCGCACCGACATCAGAATCCACCGCTGAAGTACAGCCAGTATCGGCCAACGGGCCAGCTACGCCGGCACAAGTTGACGGTTCCAGGGCCCCACAGCCCGTATCGCCTTCTGAACCCGCGACGGTTAAGGTGCAGGAGGGGCAAAGCCTTTTGGAGCTTTCTAGGGATTATCAAGTTGAACCGTTGGCACTAGCAACTGCCAACGACATCAAACCCGATACCCTACTCCAAGTTGGGCAACAGCTCAGAATTCCGACTGCGACGGAAGCCACACCACAACAGAACGCCGGCAATAGCACATCGGGTTCGCTAGATCGCCCAGCGACGGTCAATCCCGAACAAGAGTTAAATGTGACTGGCTCCGAGCCGGATAGTGCAGCAATGACAGCGCTGCCATCAACCGCAGCGCCCCCGCCGATCGCGACTGTACCGGAACAAAGTTCGATCGACATCCCGAATGCAGACGGGGCGATCGACAGTTTGAAAAAACAGGAAAACCGCACCACAGAATCTGGTCGAACTGCGCTCGGGTCGGAGGGGGGAGCAAATTTATCTACACCTGCGGCATTTTTGCCGGAGTCAGCACCGACGCTGACCTCCCCCGGATCTGCAACTGGGACAACTATTCCTGACCTCGGTGCCACACCTGTAATTTCCAATGCTGGGGTCGGTCAAGCAGCATCTCCCGATCGAGCATTCGAGTCAATTGAACAGTCTTTGGCAACACCCAGTTTGCCCTCGGCTGTGGTAGTCCCCCCTGCAGGAAGTACCGCCGCGCCGGCTGAGGTTCTCTACAGCGTGCGTCCGGGAGATACGGTAGATGCGATCGCCAAAGGTCACG of Oscillatoria nigro-viridis PCC 7112 contains these proteins:
- a CDS encoding tRNA (cytidine(34)-2'-O)-methyltransferase, producing the protein MPQLVLIHPQIPPNTGNIARTCAATGTELHLVGPLGFEISDRYLKRAGLDYWPYVNLHSHEDLAAFGAYRQQRGGRSIGFSTGGRCSYAEFQFQPSDWLMFGSETVGIPQFVLDACDATVFIPMSQPGVRSLNLSVSAAVGLFEAKRQLGELG